One Flexivirga aerilata DNA segment encodes these proteins:
- a CDS encoding glycoside hydrolase family 3 C-terminal domain-containing protein: MTTQSTPPAEVDVAALPLETKAELFAGKNFWATVDVPDAGIESVQVADGPHGLRKATGDELGLNEAAPATCFPPAVAVGNSWSTDAARQVGAAIAVEARALGVDIVLGPGVNIKRTPLCGRNFEYYSEDPLLAGTLGAAHVEAQQGGGVGASVKHFAANNQETERMRVDAQIDERTLREIYLPAFERVVRENRAATVMASYNKINGTHATENPWLLTEVLREQWGFDGLVMSDWGAVEDPVASVAAGLDLQMPGPASASASAIVDAVRSGDLAEADLDRAVASVLALRRWSAGRGGDFDVDAHHAIAREVAASCAVLLKNDGDVLPLRPETSVAVIGEFARTPRFQGGGSSRVNPTRVEGAWETIRSRVGDGAVFAAGFTLDGSGDAESLRSEAVAAARNAVVAVVFAGLADDDESEGFDRDRLSLPEDQVELIRAVAAAAPRTVVVLSHGGVVTLEGWHDDVDAVLDGFLLGQAGGAALVDLIYGASNPSGRLSETIPTSLESTSAYLNFPGDHREVRYGEGVFVGYRAYQTVGTLVRYPFGHGLSYTTFGTTDLAAEATGPVSARVTATVTNTGTREGRQVVQLYVGAPAGPVHRPRRELRAFTSVTLAPGQSEQVSFELDSRAFAYWDVDDAQWVVPAGRYRIEIGDNARDIVAAAEVELDGNEPVRALTRKSSIDEWLDHPVIGGDLLAEELAKLLPEKEAAMMRANPAVLRLMGSMPADKALTMFGADDAVPALDELAARTR; this comes from the coding sequence GTGACAACGCAATCGACACCACCGGCCGAGGTCGACGTCGCGGCGCTCCCACTGGAGACCAAGGCGGAGCTCTTCGCCGGGAAGAACTTCTGGGCCACGGTCGACGTGCCGGACGCCGGGATCGAGAGCGTGCAGGTCGCGGACGGTCCGCACGGCCTGCGCAAGGCGACCGGTGACGAGCTCGGGCTCAACGAGGCCGCGCCGGCGACCTGCTTCCCGCCGGCCGTCGCGGTCGGGAACAGCTGGAGCACGGACGCCGCTCGGCAGGTCGGGGCGGCGATCGCCGTCGAGGCCCGCGCGCTCGGGGTCGACATCGTGCTCGGCCCGGGCGTCAACATCAAGCGCACGCCGCTGTGCGGTCGCAACTTCGAGTACTACTCGGAGGACCCGTTGCTCGCGGGGACGCTGGGCGCGGCCCATGTCGAGGCTCAGCAGGGCGGCGGGGTCGGGGCGTCGGTGAAACACTTCGCGGCCAACAACCAGGAGACCGAGCGGATGCGCGTCGACGCGCAGATCGACGAACGGACGCTGCGGGAGATCTACCTGCCGGCGTTCGAGCGGGTCGTGCGAGAGAACCGCGCGGCGACGGTCATGGCGTCGTACAACAAGATCAACGGCACGCACGCGACCGAGAACCCGTGGCTGCTCACCGAAGTCCTCAGGGAACAGTGGGGATTCGACGGTCTGGTGATGTCCGACTGGGGTGCGGTCGAGGACCCGGTGGCGTCGGTGGCCGCCGGCCTCGACCTGCAGATGCCGGGCCCGGCGTCCGCCTCCGCGTCGGCAATTGTGGACGCGGTGCGGTCCGGCGACCTGGCCGAGGCCGACCTCGACCGCGCCGTCGCCAGCGTCCTCGCGCTGCGGCGCTGGAGCGCCGGCCGCGGCGGTGACTTCGACGTCGACGCCCATCACGCGATCGCGCGTGAGGTGGCGGCATCGTGTGCGGTGCTGCTGAAGAACGACGGCGACGTCCTGCCCCTGCGCCCGGAGACGTCGGTGGCGGTGATCGGGGAGTTTGCCCGCACCCCGCGGTTCCAGGGCGGCGGGAGCTCGCGCGTCAACCCCACGCGGGTCGAGGGCGCCTGGGAGACGATCCGGTCGCGGGTCGGCGACGGCGCGGTGTTCGCCGCGGGCTTCACGCTCGACGGCAGTGGCGATGCTGAGTCGCTCCGCAGCGAAGCGGTCGCTGCCGCTCGAAATGCCGTCGTCGCAGTGGTTTTCGCCGGTCTCGCGGACGACGACGAGTCCGAGGGCTTCGACCGCGACCGGCTGAGCCTGCCGGAGGACCAGGTGGAGCTGATCCGGGCGGTGGCGGCCGCCGCCCCGCGCACAGTGGTGGTGCTGTCGCACGGCGGCGTCGTGACGCTCGAAGGCTGGCACGACGACGTCGACGCGGTGCTCGACGGCTTCCTGCTCGGGCAGGCGGGTGGCGCCGCGCTCGTCGACCTGATCTACGGCGCGAGCAACCCGTCCGGGCGCCTCTCGGAGACGATCCCGACCAGCCTCGAGAGCACGTCGGCATACCTCAATTTCCCCGGCGATCATCGCGAAGTGCGTTACGGCGAGGGCGTTTTCGTGGGTTACCGCGCCTACCAGACCGTCGGCACGCTGGTGCGTTACCCCTTCGGGCACGGGCTGAGCTACACGACCTTCGGCACCACCGACCTTGCTGCCGAGGCGACCGGTCCGGTGTCGGCACGCGTCACCGCGACGGTGACCAACACCGGAACACGGGAGGGCCGGCAGGTCGTGCAACTGTATGTCGGTGCTCCCGCAGGCCCGGTGCACCGCCCGCGGCGCGAACTGCGCGCGTTCACGTCGGTCACCCTGGCGCCGGGACAGTCCGAGCAGGTGAGCTTCGAGCTCGACAGCCGGGCGTTCGCCTACTGGGACGTCGACGACGCACAGTGGGTGGTGCCGGCCGGTCGCTACCGGATCGAGATCGGCGACAACGCGCGGGACATCGTCGCGGCGGCCGAGGTCGAGCTGGACGGCAACGAGCCGGTGCGGGCGCTGACCCGCAAGTCCTCGATCGACGAATGGCTGGACCACCCGGTGATCGGCGGCGACCTGCTCGCCGAAGAGCTCGCAAAACTGTTGCCGGAGAAGGAAGCCGCGATGATGCGGGCCAACCCCGCGGTGCTGCGGCTGATGGGTTCGATGCCCGCCGACAAGGCGCTCACGATGTTCGGCGCGGACGACGCGGTGCCGGCCCTCGACGAGCTCGCGGCGCGCACGAGGTGA
- a CDS encoding DUF4037 domain-containing protein, translated as MPDFVPGRTLSRMLYDEAVAPLLFRHLPGLPHAAALLGGGSEVLGFDTARSTDHDWGPRLQLFLTPRDLARHGGRLHEVLDQHLPPHVAGWPIDLAHRRASRTPAPDAPRHGVEVTTLGDWLTAALGFDPRDSVSVLRWLSMPTQRLAEVTGGAVHHDDTGELGRVRTALAWYPDDVWRYVLAAGWDRVGQDEHLMARAGEVGDALGASVIAARIVRDLMQLALLMERRYPPYAKWLGSAVAALPGSAGLHGQLLATVRAGDPAEREREYLLAATHLAQRHNELGITPPVDPAPRAFHDRPFRVLGADRFATALLASIGDPAVRQLRPVGNLSQLSDNTQVLVHAARYLPITEAALS; from the coding sequence ATGCCCGACTTCGTGCCCGGACGCACCCTCTCCCGGATGCTGTATGACGAGGCCGTCGCGCCGCTCCTCTTCCGCCACCTCCCCGGGCTCCCGCACGCGGCAGCGCTGCTCGGCGGCGGGTCGGAGGTGCTCGGGTTCGACACCGCGCGCTCCACCGACCACGACTGGGGCCCGCGCCTCCAACTCTTCCTCACCCCGCGCGACCTGGCCCGTCACGGCGGCCGGCTCCACGAGGTGCTCGACCAGCACCTCCCGCCGCACGTCGCCGGGTGGCCGATCGATCTCGCCCACCGCCGCGCCTCGCGCACCCCCGCTCCCGACGCGCCGCGACACGGCGTGGAGGTCACCACGCTCGGCGACTGGCTCACCGCGGCGCTCGGCTTCGACCCGCGCGACAGCGTCAGCGTGCTGCGCTGGCTGTCCATGCCGACCCAGCGTCTCGCCGAGGTCACCGGCGGGGCTGTCCATCACGACGACACCGGCGAACTCGGTCGCGTACGAACGGCTCTCGCGTGGTATCCGGACGACGTCTGGCGATACGTGCTGGCCGCAGGGTGGGACCGGGTCGGCCAGGACGAGCACCTCATGGCTCGGGCCGGGGAGGTCGGCGACGCCCTCGGCGCATCGGTCATTGCCGCACGCATCGTCCGCGACCTCATGCAGCTCGCGCTGCTGATGGAGCGCCGTTACCCGCCATACGCCAAATGGCTCGGGAGTGCGGTGGCCGCGCTGCCGGGTTCGGCCGGTCTGCACGGGCAGTTGCTGGCCACCGTCCGGGCCGGCGATCCCGCCGAGCGAGAACGTGAATATCTACTGGCTGCAACCCACCTCGCGCAGCGACACAACGAGCTCGGCATCACACCCCCGGTCGATCCCGCGCCACGGGCGTTCCACGACCGGCCCTTCCGGGTGCTGGGCGCCGACCGGTTCGCGACCGCACTCCTCGCGTCGATCGGCGACCCAGCAGTCCGGCAGCTACGGCCGGTCGGCAACCTCAGCCAGCTCAGCGACAACACGCAGGTGCTGGTGCACGCCGCGCGATACCTGCCGATCACCGAGGCGGCCCTGAGCTGA
- a CDS encoding MFS transporter: MTATPDFDLRRLAIPAYGPSLLFGVAEGAMLPVIPLSARDLGGSVAVAALMITLLNVGSLLFNVPSSMITARYGERHALIGASVVGVLSAACCMLATSLAMFAVGVFLLGVSGSVFMLARQSYLTEAVPAHFRARALSTLGGVGRVGMFAGPFAGAAAMGLWHLRGAYAVCALALAIAGVLGATLQDLPPHPARAAAAPATVRGVLRDHRKVFLTIGMGVLLVSAIRATRQAVVPLWSEHLGLSAQTASIIYGVAGGIDMLVFYPAGKVMDVFGRRWVTVPSMLVMGLSMMAIPLTQGAVTLCLVACILGFGNGIGSGMVMTLGADYSPDVGRAQFLGIWRELSDAGQTIGPAVLSGVTAAFALGAGIVTSGAVGLAAAAVMWRSVPPLRTRNSAPQKETRPTPPLRHTSGQPGPAHPADRHTS, encoded by the coding sequence ATGACCGCGACGCCCGACTTCGACCTCCGACGACTGGCGATCCCGGCATACGGTCCGTCGCTGCTCTTCGGGGTGGCCGAGGGCGCGATGCTCCCGGTGATCCCGCTCTCCGCACGCGACCTCGGCGGGTCGGTCGCCGTCGCGGCCCTGATGATCACGCTGCTCAATGTCGGCTCGCTGCTGTTCAACGTGCCGAGCTCCATGATCACCGCGCGGTATGGCGAGCGCCACGCACTCATCGGCGCCTCCGTCGTCGGGGTCCTCTCCGCCGCGTGCTGCATGCTCGCCACGTCGCTCGCGATGTTCGCGGTCGGTGTCTTCCTGCTCGGCGTCAGCGGGTCGGTCTTCATGCTCGCCCGGCAGAGCTATCTCACCGAGGCGGTCCCTGCGCACTTCCGGGCGCGCGCCCTGTCGACGCTCGGCGGGGTGGGCCGGGTCGGGATGTTTGCCGGGCCGTTCGCGGGTGCGGCCGCCATGGGCCTCTGGCACCTGCGCGGCGCCTACGCGGTGTGCGCGCTCGCGCTGGCGATCGCGGGCGTCCTCGGCGCCACTCTGCAGGACCTGCCGCCGCACCCGGCCAGGGCGGCCGCTGCACCGGCCACCGTGCGCGGTGTCCTGCGTGACCACCGCAAGGTCTTCCTCACGATCGGCATGGGCGTGCTGCTGGTGTCCGCGATCCGCGCCACGCGCCAGGCGGTGGTGCCGCTCTGGTCGGAGCACCTCGGCCTCAGCGCCCAGACCGCGTCGATCATCTACGGCGTCGCCGGCGGCATCGACATGCTCGTCTTCTACCCGGCCGGGAAGGTGATGGACGTCTTCGGCCGCCGGTGGGTGACCGTGCCGTCGATGCTCGTGATGGGCCTGTCGATGATGGCGATCCCGCTGACCCAGGGCGCCGTCACGCTCTGCCTCGTCGCCTGCATCCTCGGCTTCGGCAACGGCATCGGGTCGGGCATGGTGATGACCCTCGGCGCCGACTACTCACCCGACGTCGGCCGGGCGCAGTTCCTCGGCATCTGGCGCGAGCTATCCGACGCGGGTCAGACCATCGGCCCCGCCGTGCTCTCCGGGGTGACCGCCGCGTTCGCGCTCGGTGCCGGCATCGTCACCTCCGGTGCCGTCGGGCTCGCCGCGGCAGCGGTCATGTGGCGCTCGGTGCCGCCGCTCAGGACTCGAAACTCTGCTCCGCAGAAGGAAACTCGCCCGACGCCACCTCTGCGGCATACGTCTGGGCAGCCCGGCCCAGCTCACCCCGCAGATCGGCATACTTCTTGA
- the panB gene encoding 3-methyl-2-oxobutanoate hydroxymethyltransferase produces the protein MTDKPTEVSAPYGTGAQAAPQRRVRVPHLQAKKAKGEKWAMLTAYDMYAAEIFDEAGIPVLLVGDSAGNNVFGFETTVPVTVDHLVPLVRAVATATSHSMVVADLPFGSYQASPQQALATATRFMKEGLAHAVKLEGGKAMVPEVELLVRAGIPVMGHIGFTPQSEHVLGGYRVQGRGDGAERLLEDALALQEAGCFAVVMEMVPAPAAQRVTEALAIPTIGIGAGPDCDAQVLVWQDMAGLRGGKSPRFVKKYADLRGELGRAAQTYAAEVASGEFPSAEQSFES, from the coding sequence ATGACGGACAAGCCCACCGAGGTCAGCGCCCCCTACGGCACCGGAGCCCAGGCGGCCCCGCAGCGCCGCGTCCGAGTCCCGCACCTGCAGGCCAAGAAGGCCAAGGGCGAGAAGTGGGCGATGCTCACGGCATACGACATGTATGCCGCGGAGATCTTCGACGAGGCCGGCATCCCGGTGCTGCTGGTCGGCGACTCGGCCGGCAACAACGTCTTCGGCTTCGAGACCACCGTGCCGGTGACCGTCGACCACCTGGTGCCGCTGGTGCGGGCGGTGGCGACGGCGACGTCGCACTCGATGGTGGTGGCGGACCTGCCGTTCGGGTCCTACCAGGCCAGCCCGCAGCAGGCGCTCGCGACGGCGACCCGCTTCATGAAGGAGGGGCTGGCGCACGCGGTGAAGCTCGAGGGCGGCAAGGCGATGGTCCCGGAGGTCGAGCTGCTGGTGCGGGCCGGCATCCCGGTGATGGGCCACATCGGCTTCACCCCGCAGAGCGAGCACGTGCTCGGCGGCTACCGGGTGCAGGGGCGCGGCGACGGCGCGGAGCGGCTGCTCGAGGATGCGCTCGCGCTGCAGGAGGCGGGCTGCTTCGCGGTGGTGATGGAGATGGTGCCGGCGCCGGCCGCCCAGCGGGTGACCGAGGCTCTGGCGATCCCGACCATCGGCATCGGCGCCGGGCCCGACTGCGACGCCCAGGTGCTGGTCTGGCAGGACATGGCCGGGCTGCGCGGCGGCAAGTCGCCGCGCTTCGTCAAGAAGTATGCCGATCTGCGGGGTGAGCTGGGCCGGGCTGCCCAGACGTATGCCGCAGAGGTGGCGTCGGGCGAGTTTCCTTCTGCGGAGCAGAGTTTCGAGTCCTGA